CATGCCGCTATTCCACAGGTAGTTTCCGCTTTCTACATATTTGACTGCTGTATCATAATCAGGCTTTTCTACAAATCTTTCTACTTTATGTACAGGATTATTGTTTAGTATCTCATGTGTTATTTTTCTGAAGTTTATATATCCGTATCCTGTCTCTGGATGCTGCGGCTTTATACCTATTGTGACAAGATTGTTGCCTGATTTTGCTTTTTCTATTGCTGTTTTCAATACTCCTAAATAGGTTTCTTCATCTTTTATTACGTGATCTGATGGCACTACTACCATGATAGAATCTTTTGATAGCTTTTCTGTATGCAGCGCTGCAAGACCTATGCAGGCTGCAGTATTCTTACCCATTGGCTCTATCAATATATTTTCTGTCGGAAGCTCTGGTATCTGGTCGCTAATCAAGCCTGCATAATCTATATTTGTAACGACAAAAATATTTTCAATTGGCATAAGTCTCCTTAGCCTATCTACCGTCTGATGAATCATAGTCTTATCACCGTATAGCTTTAAAAACTGCTTCGGCATCTTTATCCTGCTTTTGGGCCAAAATCTTTCGCCCTTTCCCCCTGCCATGATTACACCTGTTATCATATGCATCATTCCTTTTTTATTTTTCTATCTCAACAGCTACTTCATCATTTGAGTATTTTAGCTTATAGTATTCTATCGTCTCTTTTAGTCCCTCTTCTAATGTATAATCTGGTTCCCATCCCAGCAAATCCTTTGCCTTTTGATTATCAAGATAACTATATAATATATCGCCTTTTCTTGTTTTCTTGGCTCTTTATATATAGGTTTTTGTGGTTCTTCCATGAATTTATTCATTATCTCAACTAGCTCATTTATAGTAGTTGATCTGTTTGTACTTATATTTATGATCTCGTCGTCTCCCTTTTCAAGCGCTAAAAGGTTTGCTTTTGCCACATCTTTTACATAGATAAAATCTTTCGTCTAATTACCATCTCCATATATAACGGGTCTCTCACCTTTTAACATTTTATCAATAAATATTGATATTACTCCACCTTCACCTTTTGGATCCTGTCTTATACCGTATACATTGGCATATCTCAATACCGCATATTTTAAACCATATAGTTCGTTGTACACTTTTATGTGATGCTCTGGTGTATGTTTTGATATGCCATAATACGATATGGGATTTACAACGTGTTTTTCATCAACTCCTAGATACTCTGGGTCACCGTATACTGCTACTGAAGATGCATAAACAATCTTTTTAACATCGTATACCTACAACACTCTAGCAAATTAATCGTGTCTATAATATTTACCTTAGCGTCAAAGACTGGATCATTTATAGACCTCTGTATATCTATCTGAGCTGCATGATGTATTACAATGTCAATTTTCTCATCTTCAAATACCTTGTATAAATTACTATCTGTAATGTCTACATTATAAAATCTAGCCTTTTTATTTATGTTCTTTTTATTGCATGTAGACATATTGTCAAAAACAACGACATCATATCCATTATCTATAAGTAGATCTACAATATTTGATCCTATGAAACCTGCTCCACCTGTGACTAATATGTTCATTAATGACTAATATGTTCATTAAAATTGCCCCTTATCGGTCTAGCTTTGTTACTCCAAACTCGTTATACACATTATAATCCATAGATTTCAGCAATTCTTCTAAAGTCATATCACCTTTTATTCCAGATGACGCCTCTTTTGTTAATACAATTTTCAAAGTTAATAGTAATATTTTTAAATCTAGCCATACTGAATAATTCATTATATAAATAAGGTCTAACCTCAGTTTGTCATCAGCATCTGTAGTATACTTTCCTAAAACTTGTGCAAGCCCTGTAATACCTGCTTTAATATTATACCTGTATCTATAAGTCGGATATTGCTCTTTAAACTGTCTTACAAAATATGGTATTTCTGGTCTAGGACCCACAAAGCTCCTTTCACCTTTTAAAACATTTAATAGCTGCGGCAGTTCATCGAGCCTTGTTGCTCTCAATATTTTACCTATTTTTGTTATACGCGGATCATTGTCTGTAGCTAATACAGGACCCGTCATTTTTTCAGCATCTTTAACCATTGTCCTAAACTTGTATACCTTAAATTCTCGTTCATTTTCAGTAATTCTAGTTTGGCTATATATTACAGGTCCTGGAGACGTTGCTTTGATTAATATAGAAATTATAAACATGAATGGACTCGAAATTATTAATCCAATTAGTGCTACAATACATCGCCAATTCTCTTCATCATTTTTTGCTCTGCTGTAAGTGCTAGATAATTAATACTAATCGTTGGAACATCATCAAATTGAATAAATTGTGATTAAGTTAAAAGAATATCTTTAAAATTTAGCACAATAAATATATGTTTTTTAATTTTAATAGCTTCTGAAATAATATCCGACTTAATCTTCTCATCTACTTTATTGCAAATATATACTACATCTATTTCTTTAACATATTCTTTACTACTTAAAAATTTTTCAGGTTCTAATATGTACTTTATATCATACCAACCTTTTGAACTTGTTATTAACTTTTTTGCTAGCTTTTCTGCCACTTCGCTGTCACCAATGATCATTATATTTTTCTCGCTGTGAACATACTTCCTTACATTCTGAACTAAATATCTCCACAGTGACAACAAAATTAATTGTATAAAAAAAGTAATAAAAAATATACTTTTAGGAAAAGTAAACTGTTTAATAAAAAATGACGATGCTATTGTTATTATTTGCAATAAAATCATGACCACCCGTAAAACGGGTGGTTTGCTCTGAGGCTATAAGCCTCTATTACTAGCCAGCGTCTAAAGGCGCTGGCTTTCACTTTGTTCAAGCCACCATGCATTTGTCACTTTTGCCCGCCCCTAAAGGGACAAACGTACTACGGGCTACCCCTTAAAGGGGTTCTCATATTCTTTTACACTCAATTTGTCCAACATAATATCTCGCTTTTCTTGTTCCTGAATGTATTTTTTTATCGTTGCCTCATTTAGCCCTACAGTGCTTACATAATATCCTTCTGCCCAAAAATGCCTATTCCCAAACTTATACTTTAGATTTGCATGTCTATCAAATATCATTAATGCACTCTTGCCTTTTAAGTATCCCATAAAACTTGATACACTTATTTTTGGTGGTATGCTCACAAGCATGTGCACATGATCTGGCATTAGATGTCCTTCTATAATTTCCACTCCTTTATATTTACATAATTCTTTTAATATATCTCTTATACTTTCTTTGTATTGATTATATATTATTTTTCGTCTATACTTAGGAGTGAACACAATATGGTACTTGCACATCCATTTTGTACGTGCCATTTCATCTCGTTTATTAACCATTAAATCACCTTTCCTTTTGTTATATATAGTAGCTTGAACAACTCTATTATAACGGAAAGGTGATTTTTTGTATAACTTCTGTCGCGCACCCGCATAGCGGGTGGTTTTTTGTTTCGCTCGCTATGCGAGCTCAACAGGCTAAAGCCCATAATAAAATATCACTATACGCTTTTCTCGATATAGCGTAAAGTCCATAGATATTAAACAATAAAATAACAAATAACATAATGACTGGTATTAATTGATAATAAGGCATAAAATTTATCATTGGCGGATTTATACCAAACTTTAAAATATATGCAATTATAAAGCCTATATGTACTAAATAATAAATCAACAATAAAAACAAAAAACTTACTCAATCTAAAAAATTTATTTATAGATATTTTCAAGTAATCATCCCCCCAATAATTTTACGACCGTTTTAATTTTATGTTTTTCGGTGATCTTATATAGTATACAAACTTAAATATTATTAATATAAAATATTAGTAAAATAAAAGAGCCTTTTTGTTCTTTATATAAGCTTCACAAAATTATATGATTTAAGTCTATTTGTTTTTCCAATAATCTCATCCTAAGTAAAATGTGTTTTAATTCCGTGTATAAAGTTGAACATTCTTATACTAAATCTATTAAAATCAATTAGCGTAATTTTCTCAACTTGTGAAAAAATAATAATATACTTACCTAAATTATTTTGACAAATCCATTATTAAATCCCTAATACTTCACAGTTTTACCTTCTAACAACTATATAAGGCAATTAATGTTTGTTTATATTCTTTTCTTTATAGCATTAATTACATAACATGAATAGACATAACATAACTTAGGTAAGGGTAATTTTTCAATATTTTTATAAATGTTCCAACTTCTTTTTAATGCCTTAATTTTATTGCTTGAAATTGACCCACTAACTTTCCTATATTTAGCTAATGGTTCATTAATTCCATATGCCTCAAAACCTCTACGTAATATAGATAACCACGTTGCGGTATCTTGACCGGCTCTTACCAAAGGCATTCTAAAATCTCCAATAATATTTTTATCAATCATTACCGTTAAACATCCTATAATTGTATTCTTTAGTAAATTGTTATAATTAACTTTATTAGGGACTGTTACTATTTTATTTAAATCATTACCCTCTTCATCGATTAAACGATACGATGTAAAAGAAAATCCTATTTTGTTTTCTTCCATAAATTTTATTTGCTTTTCAAGTTTATTTGGTTCCCATAAATCATCGCTATCAAGAAAAGCAATATATCTTCCTTTCGCTATTTCAAGTCCGGTATTCCTTGCAACAGCTGCTCCACAATTTTTCTCAAGTCTTATATATTTTATCCTATTATCTTTTTGGGCAAAACAATTTATAATTTTTTGAGAATCATCACTAGAATAATCATCAACTAAAATCATTTCCCAGTTAGTATATGTTTGATGTAGCACAGATTTTATAGTTTCTGCAATAAATTTTTCTGCATTATAAACTGGTATAATAATAGAAACATTCATTGTACAATAATCCCCCATTGTAAAGCATTCACTAAATGTAAGAATTCTAATTTCCTCGCATTTCATAAATTTATAGAAATCATTACTTTATTTATTTTTTAAAATTCATTTGCCTCTAACTTTGCTATCTGTAGTAGCAGCTTCATCTTTATATTGCAAATTACTATTTTCAAAACATAATCCATTAATTGTAATTCTTCCTATAGATTCATAAATAATACCATTATTTTTAACTTTATCTAAATCATAGCAATTTCTTCCGTCAATAACAAGAGGATATTTCATTAATTTAGGAAATAATGACACATCGAAGTTCTTTACTTCAGGCCATTCAGTGAAAATAAAGCAGATATCAGAATCTTTAATTGTTTCCTCTATTGTATTGCAATACTTTATCTCTTTAGGATATATCTTTTTATAATTTTCAATACCGACAGGATCCCATGCTTTAATATTAGCACCATCTTCTAGAAGTATCGGTATATTCTGCAGTGACGGTGCTTCCCTTAAATCATCTGTACCTGGTTTGAATGTAAGCCCGAGGACTGCGACATTTAAACCACTAAAATTATCATAATATTTTCTTGCCTTTTTAATAAGTTTTATCTTTTGGTTTTCATTTACTTCAATTGCAGCTTTAATAGTTTTTAACTCATAATCATTAAAATTTGCTAGCCAATTTAGTGCCTTTGTATCTTTGGGAAAGCATGAACCACCGTAACCGATGCCAGCTTTTAGAAACTTATCTCCTATACGAGGATCCATTCCCATGCCTTTTGCAACATCTTCTATATTAGCACCAACTATTTCACAAAGATTGGCTATTTCATTTATATACGAAATTTTTAAAGCAAGAAAATCGTTTGATGCATATTTTATCATTTCAGCGCTTCTTCTATCTGTTATCACGTATGGAAGTCCAAAACCATCGTATACTTTTCTCAATAGTTCTTCGGCATATTTTGTTTCGACCCCTATGATAATCCTACTTGCATTTAATGTGTCATTTACAGCAGTACCCTGTGATAAAAATTCGGGATTTGAAGCCACCTCGACATGTACATCGTTTTTTAAATTTTCTCTTAACACCCGTTCAATTTCATCATTAGTTCCGACTGGAACTGTTGACTTTACCACGACGACACAATCTTGCTGAATTGGTTCTGCTATTTGTTTAGTAACTCCAAATACGTATTGCAAGTTCGCCGAACCATCTTTTTTCTCTGGAGTCCCAACAGCTATAAATATAACATCAGCATCTTTATAAGCATTTTTATAATCAGTTGTAAATGTTAGCCTTTCTCTATTTTTGATCATCAATTCTTCAAGTCCGGGTTCATAAATAGGGGATCTTCCTTCATTTAAAATTCTTATCTTTCTCTCATCAATGTCTACACAGGTTACATTATGACCGACTTCTGCAAGACATACTGCTGTAACTAGTCCAACATAACCCGTTCCTGCTATTGATATTTTCATGCTACCCCTCATTTCTGCGATTTCTGTTTTAAAGCAAAATATCCTTCAATCGTGAACACATTTTGTCGCTATCTAATAAATTAATCTCATTAATACAATTGAAAAACTAATTTATATTTACATAAGAGCCATTACATTTGTTTTTTGTTAACTAATAGTAAAATCTATTTACGAGTCCTATTGGATTGCAAAATTTGTTTTTTTCTAACTTTAATAACTTATTCTATAGAATATAAATTCTTGATTTTAAAATGTTTAAATTTATATTTTTCCATAAACATCATATACCTTAATAAATAAAAACAATTATAATTCTTCCTTACAAGCAATCCATAAATAATTATTATAGACACATATCAATAAATTCTTTTTCAATGTTCTCATAGTAATACATATCTTTAATAATTCTACAATTACCTTCTATATCCTTTAAAATTTCCTTATAACTAATTAAATTATTAATAATTTCTCTTAATTCATTCTTATTATCTGGAGAAATACCGAATCCCAAACCTTTATTTTTAACAAATTCCTCTAATTTAGTGCCTTTAGATACTATTATTGGTAACTCACAAATAATTGCTTCATACAATTTGTTAGGTAAAGCTAATCTTACATTATCAGATATTAGATCATAAACAGAATATATACAATCAACTAATGAATATAAATAAACTATATCTTTTTCATAATCATATGAACCAAGCATTCTAATGTTTGAATATTTTTTTGCTATGTCATTAATTTCGTCATAATAAATTCCTTTACCAGCAATTATAATATCTATATTATTTAATCCTCCGAGACCTTCTATTAAAGTTTCCATCGATTTTTTATATCGTATTTCACCGAAAAAACCAATAGTAAATTTTTCATGATGTTTTTTTTCAAAATTCGCAAAAATTCTTTTTTCTGGTAGATTCTCAAAGATAAAAATTTTTGTTTTGTATTCTTTGTAGTTTTCGATAAAGAATGGAGATGTTAACACTATTCTATCAATATTATTTAATAACATTTTTTCCAGCTTATCTATAACCTTTTTAAAAATTTTATTTCGCCTCCATCTGCCTCCTGGTAGATCTGGAACTTCATAAAATATTTTTTTCCTATTCTTTAAACTACACAAACAAACTGCTATCAATGCTTCAAAACCAGTAATATATATTATATCAGGTTGAATATTTTTAATATATTTACATACATTTTTTGAAAATAATAATAAGTTAAATATCCTTTTGATTGTGCTTCTACTATTAGAAAAATTGACCCATGTTATATTGTTGATTCCAAGCAAATCTAATTCATTATTACTTTTTTTATCTCTATTCCCATATAATAAATAAACTTGATAGTTATTATTTATAAATATTCTAATTCTTTTTTTTATTCTTGGATCAATGTTGTGTGGTACAATAAACAAAACTTTTTTCATTCGATTCACTCCATATATTTTTGTCTAAAATTATCCCTAATAACGTACCAAACATAAAAGCAAGTTTTAAACTATATCCTAACATTAAACCGAATTCAAAAATTAAAACGATACTTAAAAACTTTCTTTTCCAATTTTTCTCACAAAAAATTCTTTTAAGTAAGTACAAAATAAAAATTATATAAAACATAATTCCTAAAATGCCAAACTTCAAAAATACATAATTTATACTCTCGTGTACATCGTAAAATTGTCTATTCAACCATTGATCTTGAGAATAGCCGTTTCTAACAAATGGAATTGGATATTTATAATCTCTAAAACTTCCTCCAAAGCCCTTCCCAATAACTATATTATAGCTATTCTTTAAATCTTCAATAATATTTAAAAATTCTAAAATTCTATCTCTTGGTGATCCCTCCATTTTATACACGTTATCTGGATTATTAATTACATCTGGAACTAAACTTAGTAAACTAGTCGCTTGTGAAAATTTTATTTTAAATAAAATGTTGTTACTCGTAAAGCCCATACTCATTATAGTCAAAATCAAAATCAAAATAAATATAAAAACAACAGTATGCCTAATAAAATTCTTATATGATTTATTAGAAGTAATATAGATTAATAATATACCTATAGGCAAAAGTAAGATACTCTTACCTGAAGGCTGTAATACTAATGTAATTAATGAAGACAGAAAAGATATCATAAATAGCCACTTTGGTATATCATTCTTCAAAAAAAATAATGATAATATAAATGGTATAAAAATATCTATTGGGTCAAAAGATGAAATAAAGACTCCTCCATAATTCCCTTCACCAAATTTAAAAAACCATCCTAATAATATAATTAATGGTCTTGTTAGTAAGGAAATAATTAAAATATTTTCAATCAAATCTTTATTTTTAAAATTGTAAGAAATATAGAATGCCAAAATAACTATTATCCAGTAATACAAATCACTTTCAAAGCCTTTTATATTCGTATCACCAAATATTAAATTTAAAAATCCTACCACTAAACCTACTAAAAAAATCAAACTAAATACTTTAAATATCGTATTCCGAAAAATATCAAATTTTCTTTTTAAGAAAATAAATTTATAATTGAATAATAATATTGTAAACAAAACAGTTAAACTAATACCAAATAACTTCACTGTCCTAAAAGTATAAAAATTATTATCAGAAATTGTTCTTGACCATTCGCTCATATTCATAGTTATAAGAAGTAAACTAATATATACCCAATCACTTTTTCTCACTAATAATAAAGCCGCTAAAATTATAGCAATTAAATAAATTATAAAAAACCTATGAGATTATAAGATAATGTTTCACCAAATAATGAAATTAATAGAGTTAATAAAAATATAATAATAAAATTCTTATACTCAATTTTGCTATTAATACTTATACTCTTCATCATTTTGGCTATCACCTATAATATTTTTTAATGATTTTGTAAAAAAATCTTGCGAATAATCATAGTAAATCTGATTAATTATTTCTTTACTCATGATTCCTTTATCTTTGTGTAATATGTTTATTAACGAATTAAACTCATTTAAATTGTTAAAAATAAATCCTAAATCTTTATATTTATTTAAAAAATATTTAAATATCTTATTTGAAGAGGCAATTATCTTTTTCTTAAAAGCAATTGCGTCAAATAATACACCACTTATTCTATAATTAAAATTTTGAACATATGGAAATAGAATATATTTAGCATTAACAAAATAATACAAATATTCCTTATAGTCTAAATAATTACTAAATATTTTTAAATAATTATCTTCGTAAGTTATCTCTTTTGATTTTATAATTAATCTCCAATTTGTTTGACTTAGGTACTTATATACCAATTGATTATTAATCAAGTTTTTAATAAACAACTCATCATTACTTCCACTTGGTGCAAATATTATATCACACTTATCTTTCTCTTTACCCAGAAGACCAAATCTTTTTGCATCATGATATTTATCAAAACTTATAGGATGATGCATTACCCAAATCTTATTATCAATTTTAATTGATTCCTTTAAATAGTCTTTCATGTATTCTTCAAAAACTATATGTTCAATATGCCTAGGAATTAATTTAAAAAACAAATATTTTACTTTATTTTGTAATTCATCTAAGTTATTATGATTTAATATCACTGTTCTCGTTTTTAACTTTCTCGGCCATGCCATGGAGAAAGATATAGTCTCATAGCTACTAATAAAAACTAAGTTATATTTGTTGATATCAAAATTTCTCAATAACCATTTTATTATTTTGACATTATTTAACCTATAGCTAATTTTAGATACACTCTCTTTATATAGTTTTTCTGGAATATAATAAACGTTTATATTTCTGTCATTTACATCCTTTAATTCATCTATATTTATATAGTTATTCCTCCATACAATATCTAAGTCTACTAAATTTGATAATGTTTTTACCAATATTTTATTTAATCCAATATGACCACTTGGACTTAATAAATCCACATAAAGAATTTTCATATACACGATTCCTCACTTAATTAAATAATTTTACCTGAAACATTATTTATACCATCAATAATTGCTTTATAAGTAATTTTTATCTCATTAATTCCTTTCTTACCTTTTCGTAATTTCGGCAATACATACCTTAAAAACCATAAATAAATATATATGTTTACAAATTTTCGCAATATTGTTGGCGCATTCTTCTTTACAAATAAAACTCTATTACGCATCATATAATATATCGCAAAATTAGATCTTTTCTTTAGCCCGGTACTTTTTGATACTTTATGTACAATTTTTGTAGCAGGAAAATAATATACTTTATATCCATTATTTTTAGCACGCATGCACAAATCCGTATCATCCCAATATATAAAATAGTCTTCATCTAAAAATACACCTAATTTATCTATAATCTCTCTTTTGATTAACATACAACACCCCGTAACAAAATCACATTCGCCTTCATAATCTTCATTACTCGTATATGGAAGGCCCCACAACCAATTAATATAACCTGCTGCATGGGCACATTGATTTGGATTATCATAATAAACTATTTTTGGTCCAATAATACCTATTTTTTTATCTGTTTCCGTTTTGTTAAGCAATTTATTAATTATATCTCTATCATTAAAAACAACATCATTATCTAATTTTAATATATAATCATATTCGTACTTTATATTACTTAAAGCATAGTTATATGCTTTTGGAGCACCAACATTTTCGTTTAGTTTAACAACTTCCAAATATTCAAATCCTACACCTCTAAGTTGTTCATATTTCTTTTTTATAGCTTCTACCGAACCATCAGATGAACCATTATCAATAGAAACAATAATCAAATTTTTTTTGTTATAATTTAAATTTTTTATTGACTCTAAACACTCTAAAATAGCTATTTTACCATTCCAATTTAAAATCATCATCAATATCTTCTTATTAAAATTCTGCATTTACATTCCCTCATTTCTGATTATATCTAATACACGTTTTACAATAGTATCCATATT
The nucleotide sequence above comes from Thermoanaerobacterium sp. CMT5567-10. Encoded proteins:
- the tnpA gene encoding IS200/IS605 family transposase, whose product is MVNKRDEMARTKWMCKYHIVFTPKYRRKIIYNQYKESIRDILKELCKYKGVEIIEGHLMPDHVHMLVSIPPKISVSSFMGYLKGKSALMIFDRHANLKYKFGNRHFWAEGYYVSTVGLNEATIKKYIQEQEKRDIMLDKLSVKEYENPFKG
- a CDS encoding sugar transferase, with product MFIISILIKATSPGPVIYSQTRITENEREFKVYKFRTMVKDAEKMTGPVLATDNDPRITKIGKILRATRLDELPQLLNVLKGERSFVGPRPEIPYFVRQFKEQYPTYRYRYNIKAGITGLAQVLGKYTTDADDKLRLDLIYIMNYSVWLDLKILLLTLKIVLTKEASSGIKGDMTLEELLKSMDYNVYNEFGVTKLDR
- a CDS encoding glycosyltransferase family 2 protein, giving the protein MQNFNKKILMMILNWNGKIAILECLESIKNLNYNKKNLIIVSIDNGSSDGSVEAIKKKYEQLRGVGFEYLEVVKLNENVGAPKAYNYALSNIKYEYDYILKLDNDVVFNDRDIINKLLNKTETDKKIGIIGPKIVYYDNPNQCAHAAGYINWLWGLPYTSNEDYEGECDFVTGCCMLIKREIIDKLGVFLDEDYFIYWDDTDLCMRAKNNGYKVYYFPATKIVHKVSKSTGLKKRSNFAIYYMMRNRVLFVKKNAPTILRKFVNIYIYLWFLRYVLPKLRKGKKGINEIKITYKAIIDGINNVSGKII
- a CDS encoding mannose-1-phosphate guanylyltransferase, yielding MITGVIMAGGKGERFWPKSRIKMPKQFLKLYGDKTMIHQTVDRLRRLMPIENIFVVTNIDYAGLISDQIPELPTENILIEPMGKNTAACIGLAALHTEKLSKDSIMVVVPSDHVIKDEETYLGVLKTAIEKAKSGNNLVTIGIKPQHPETGYGYINFRKITHEILNNNPVHKVERFVEKPDYDTAVKYVESGNYLWNSGMFIWKTSTILNAIKEYMPQLYSALNVIREHFDSDEIEKVLYEEYSKLESISIDYGIMEKAKNVYVVPGDFGWDDVGSWTSIERLYEKDENGNVIKGNVVSVDTKKCIITGSDKLIATLGIEDVIIVDTEDALLICSKDKAQNVKEVLKEIREKKSEYL
- a CDS encoding glycosyltransferase; its protein translation is MKKVLFIVPHNIDPRIKKRIRIFINNNYQVYLLYGNRDKKSNNELDLLGINNITWVNFSNSRSTIKRIFNLLLFSKNVCKYIKNIQPDIIYITGFEALIAVCLCSLKNRKKIFYEVPDLPGGRWRRNKIFKKVIDKLEKMLLNNIDRIVLTSPFFIENYKEYKTKIFIFENLPEKRIFANFEKKHHEKFTIGFFGEIRYKKSMETLIEGLGGLNNIDIIIAGKGIYYDEINDIAKKYSNIRMLGSYDYEKDIVYLYSLVDCIYSVYDLISDNVRLALPNKLYEAIICELPIIVSKGTKLEEFVKNKGLGFGISPDNKNELREIINNLISYKEILKDIEGNCRIIKDMYYYENIEKEFIDMCL
- a CDS encoding glycosyltransferase family 2 protein; amino-acid sequence: MNVSIIIPVYNAEKFIAETIKSVLHQTYTNWEMILVDDYSSDDSQKIINCFAQKDNRIKYIRLEKNCGAAVARNTGLEIAKGRYIAFLDSDDLWEPNKLEKQIKFMEENKIGFSFTSYRLIDEEGNDLNKIVTVPNKVNYNNLLKNTIIGCLTVMIDKNIIGDFRMPLVRAGQDTATWLSILRRGFEAYGINEPLAKYRKVSGSISSNKIKALKRSWNIYKNIEKLPLPKLCYVYSCYVINAIKKRI
- a CDS encoding UDP-glucose/GDP-mannose dehydrogenase family protein — its product is MKISIAGTGYVGLVTAVCLAEVGHNVTCVDIDERKIRILNEGRSPIYEPGLEELMIKNRERLTFTTDYKNAYKDADVIFIAVGTPEKKDGSANLQYVFGVTKQIAEPIQQDCVVVVKSTVPVGTNDEIERVLRENLKNDVHVEVASNPEFLSQGTAVNDTLNASRIIIGVETKYAEELLRKVYDGFGLPYVITDRRSAEMIKYASNDFLALKISYINEIANLCEIVGANIEDVAKGMGMDPRIGDKFLKAGIGYGGSCFPKDTKALNWLANFNDYELKTIKAAIEVNENQKIKLIKKARKYYDNFSGLNVAVLGLTFKPGTDDLREAPSLQNIPILLEDGANIKAWDPVGIENYKKIYPKEIKYCNTIEETIKDSDICFIFTEWPEVKNFDVSLFPKLMKYPLVIDGRNCYDLDKVKNNGIIYESIGRITINGLCFENSNLQYKDEAATTDSKVRGK